The DNA window ttaAGAATACGGTTTAAAGAATTTTATAGTATATTCCAATAATCAATTACACACGtagaaagtgaaaaaaaaatattatagacaTTCGATGGAGATaaatgacatttttatttataaaaagtataattttttatttataacgTGTATTTAATTGAATGAATATGATAAAGTTCGTCGAAGAGTTAGGTGAACTTTATTCATTATACAAAGTTtttctaaacaaaaaaaaaatagattctgaaaattaaagttagaataattttttttaaattaaagattttttattttagtttagaaaaaaatcctaattatatGGCGTGAGGATTAATATTATTCGTACATTAGAGTGAGACTCGAGCGATGTACGGagagataaattaattatattatacaaTGTATTCTAATAAGTGTTATATTATTTAGAAATTGATTAgataatagataatatataaactaatgttaaatttaaattatttagattaaaactattttatagaatatttatttaataatttatatataattccatataattattcaactatataaaagtaatataaattaaaatatagtttattagtttaaaattttgaattcatttatttttaaaaaagatataggCCTTTTATATTAGAATTGTacaaaactatatttttatttgttgcttctatttaatataaattaaaatatagtttattagtttaaaaatctgaatttatttaatttaaaacaaagaCATAGCTCTTTTATATTAGAGTTGCACAAAATTACATCTTCATTTGTTGCTTCTATTTGCTTTAGCTGGCATACTTTGTCTTCTTATATGATGTTATTTGCCATgcaaatagttaaaaaattgaaaaatattaataaaaatgagaaacactaaaaatatattaattttataatcatgatatatttgaatatatctaataaaaaaatgtgtcaaatttaaatttattttggtttagaaaaataataagaaaatgtgtcaaatttaaatttacttgaaataataaaatagatatactattaacatgtataaattataaaattttaatatttattattaaatttttataataattattattatgatatttttaatgtatatttattatatttaattagtactttatattttaataaataataataaataagagttttttttaatttttattaaaaaataattaattaatttttaagttttgccaaattattataattgttGATGTGATATTAGTAGAAGAGAAATATATGACTTAAATTTATTGTATAAGAAATTGgtgttaatttttatataataaaaatagaaaatagatgaGTGACTCCTCCACATTATATATAGGGCAACGTCACGAAAGTGGGATCAAAGAGTGTTTGGcaattaaaagataagaaattgattctctcaattttttttaacaactaAGGGAGtaaattgtgattttttattattaattttataaataaaactaagaataaatatgaaaaaaaacaataaaaaattattagaaatcaCATTTTACATTCTCAACTTTTTTTAAGGATCAAAAGAGTCTATTCCCAGTGTTGCTATGCTAATGCCTAATGCACTCAACACATCAGAGAGATTTGTAGTGATATTATTCTTCCCAGCTTATTAATAAGTGAGACTAATAATTTTGCATACGGAGGAGGGGGCCCCTTATCCCATCGGCATTGTTTAATGCTGCATTTGTCCAAGCATAGGGCCGGGGAAAAGAACAATAACATGATCTCAGCGTTAACCTTGTGGTTCAAGCAACTATCCATAGGCaacagaaaaaatataaaatacaagatTATGACATACAAATCCATTCATCTAAATCTCAATTGTTGTTACTAGCAGTAGATTTCCTCATTTCCAATAGCCTTATGTCTCAACTACAGAATTCTTTCAACTTTCAAGCTTCAACTAACTTCAAACTCGATTCACGttgttgaaagaaaaataggaaaaaattggagaagaaattttaaaaatatggaCATTGCTATGTATGTTAGATATACTTCTCTCACCCTTAATTTCACTACTTTTCAATGTCTCTACTTTAGAAATTTGAATAGCAGCGGTACGATGTTTCTACCAATAGTCCCTACAAGAGCATGAACCTCCATAAAAATGATGGAAACGATTTCTATCTCTTACAATTATTTTCCTTTGGTACACCTTGGAAATAAATTTAATACTCAAATGGCAATCCTCACAAACTCGCAGGTTCTTGAAAATCCGGATGGGACTCCCAGGAGGAGTGGTGAGTAGTCCATAAGCAATTGCTAACTTCTCACTATGAGTAGCTAATGCATTCtgtttctcttgttcatcaacATCTTGTACGGTTGAAGTTGTTAATGGCTCATATCCAGCACATTGAATTCTATCAAGTACTTCTTCCAACATTTCATATATCTCCAAGGATTTCGGATGAGATTTGTCTCCAGAAACAAATTCATAAACTGTATTATCAACTTCAACTGAGCTACTTCCTGGGACTCTCTGAATATTTGAACATTTCATACTCCTCCTCAGCATCACAACCCTGTCCCATTTCTTTGCTTGGGAATATATGTTTGACAGGAGAAGATAATTTCCATCTATATGAGGCTCCAATTCAAGAAGATTTAACGTGGCTTCTTGCGCCAGGTCaacatttttatgaattttacaaGCTCCAAGAAAGGCCCTCCACACTATGGCATCTGGTGCAAATGGCATAGTCCTGATAAGTTCCCTAGCCTCTTCAAGGAGCCCTGCCCGCCCTAGAATGTCGACCATGCATCCATAGTGCTCAATCTGTGGAGAAAATCCGTAAAGACAACTCATTGATTTGAAGCATACCCATCCCTTGTCAACCAATCCACTATGGCTGCATGCACTTAATAAACCTATAAAAGTAACATCATTTGGTTTGATTCCTTCAGTTATCATCTTGGAAAAACATGCTAGAGCCTGCTCCCCAAATCCATGATTTGCAAGTCCCATTATCATGACACTCCATGTAAAAACATCCTTATGGTCCAAGAGCTCAAACATCCTCAGTGCATTATCTATGTCCCCACACTTGGCATACATGTCCAAAAGACTAGTTCCCAGCTTCATGTCAATTCCAATTTCATTCCTTTCAATGTACTCATGAACCATCTTCCCCATTCCAAGGGCACCCAAGCTCGCACACACG is part of the Arachis duranensis cultivar V14167 chromosome 1, aradu.V14167.gnm2.J7QH, whole genome shotgun sequence genome and encodes:
- the LOC107467391 gene encoding pentatricopeptide repeat-containing protein At5g48910, with the translated sequence MIRAYLYAQNPQHSVTLYFQMLLHHDEHVSVDSFSLSLVFQACGRLLDWENGTKIHTHVLKLGFAPDLFVQTALIEMYAKCGHLDYACKVLDSMEEPDLVSYNVLLVEYVRIGEIKMAHQLFNRMPQRDLVSWNTIIHGYASLGDVGTAHKLSHTDVEHRQQSNEALKLFHEMQVANVVPDRVTMLSVLSVCASLGALGMGKMVHEYIERNEIGIDMKLGTSLLDMYAKCGDIDNALRMFELLDHKDVFTWSVMIMGLANHGFGEQALACFSKMITEGIKPNDVTFIGLLSACSHSGLVDKGWVCFKSMSCLYGFSPQIEHYGCMVDILGRAGLLEEARELIRTMPFAPDAIVWRAFLGACKIHKNVDLAQEATLNLLELEPHIDGNYLLLSNIYSQAKKWDRVVMLRRSMKCSNIQRVPGSSSVEVDNTVYEFVSGDKSHPKSLEIYEMLEEVLDRIQCAGYEPLTTSTVQDVDEQEKQNALATHSEKLAIAYGLLTTPPGSPIRIFKNLRVCEDCHLSIKFISKVYQRKIIVRDRNRFHHFYGGSCSCRDYW